A stretch of Miscanthus floridulus cultivar M001 chromosome 13, ASM1932011v1, whole genome shotgun sequence DNA encodes these proteins:
- the LOC136501661 gene encoding LOW QUALITY PROTEIN: probable potassium transporter 4 (The sequence of the model RefSeq protein was modified relative to this genomic sequence to represent the inferred CDS: deleted 2 bases in 2 codons) codes for MATAAASMDVEAGQGGNDPKKGFYQDLLLAYKTLGVVFGGLVTSPLYVYPSMNLTNPTEEDYLGIYSIMFWTLTLIGVVKYICIALNADDHGEGGTFAMYSLLCQHANIGVLPSKKIYTEEEEQGPQVPARPVVTRRPSKLRRFIERSITARRLLLLTAILGMCMLIGDGILTPAISVLSAIDGLRGPFPSVSKPTVEALSAGILIGLFLLQKYGTSKVSFMFSPIMAAWTFTTPIIGVYSIWRYYPGIFKAMSPHYIVHFFVTNQKRGWQLLGGTVLCITGAEAMFADLGHFSKRSIQIAFLSSIYPSLVLTYAGQTAYLINHVDDFGDGFYKFVPLPVYWPMFVIATLAAIVASQSLISATFSVVKQSVALDYFPRVRVVHTSGNKEGEVYSPETNYLLMLLCVGAIVGFGDGKDIGNAFGVVVILVMLITTVLLTLVMLIIWGTHVLLVALYFVPFLILEGTYASAVCTKIMKGGWLPFAISLVLALVMFTWYYGRQRKAEYEMANKVTLERLGELLAGPDVRRIPGLCFFYSNMQQWRWLTPVLAHYIKNMRSLHRVTVFVTLRYLLVAKVDAKSRMAVRRFGPRGVYGCTIHYGYADPLDEEEEDLAGQVVRAVREHIEREAASSAAEVEEEAAQLEEARAAGVVHVRGKTRFHVGRDTGFFDRVLLGFYEFLHTTCRSALPALGIPLQQRVEIGMLYKA; via the exons ATGGCTACTGCTGCTGCCTCCATGGACGTGGAAGCCGGACAAGGGGGAAACGAT CCGAAGAAGGGATTCTACCAAGATCTGCTCCTTGCCTACAAGACTCTGGGCGTCGTATTCGGTGGCCTTGTCACCTCCCCTCTCTACGTCTACCCATCCATGAACCTGACAAACCCAACCGAAGAGGATTACCTGGGAATCTACAGCATCATGTTCTGGACCCTGACACTGATCGGCGTCGTCAAGTACATCTGCATCGCCCTCAACGCCGACGACCACGGCGAAG GCGGCACATTTGCCATGTACTCCCTGCTGTGCCAGCACGCCAACATCGGCGTCCTCCCGTCCAAGAAGATATAcaccgaggaggaggagcagggccCGCAGGTCCCGGCTCGGCCCGTCGTGACCAGGAGGCCCAGCAAGCTGAGAAGGTTCATCGAGCGGAGCATTACGGCGCGAAGGTTGCTGCTGCTCACGGCGATCCTGGGCATGTGCATGCTCATCGGAGACGGCATCCTCACGCCGGCCATCTCAGTCCTGTCAGCTATTGACGGACTAAGAGGGCCTTTCCCGTCTGTCAGCAAAC CGACTGTCGAGGCTCTATCGGCGGGGATCCTGATCGGTCTGTTCCTGCTGCAAAAGTACGGGACGTCCAAGGTGAGCTTCATGTTCTCGCCGATCATGGCGGCGTGGACGTTCACCACCCCGATCATCGGCGTCTACAGCATCTGGCGCTACTATCCGGGCATCTTCAAGGCCATGTCGCCGCACTACATCGTGCACTTCTTCGTGACCAACCAGAAGCGGGGCTGGCAGCTGCTCGGCGGCACCGTGCTGTGCATCACGGGCGCCGAGGCCATGTTCGCCGACCTCGGGCACTTCAGCAAGCGGTCCATCCAGATCGCGTTCCTCTCCAGCATCTACCCGTCGCTGGTGCTCACGTACGCCGGGCAGACGGCGTACCTGATCAACCACGTGGACGACTTTGGCGACGGGTTCTACAAGTTCGTGCCGCTCCCCGTGTACTGGCCCATGTTC GTCATCGCGACGCTGGCGGCGATCGTGGCGAGCCAGTCGCTCATCTCCGCCACCTTCTCC GTGGTCAAGCAATCGGTGGCGCTGGACTACTTCCCGCGCGTCCGGGTGGTGCACACCTCCGGGAACAAGGAAGGGGAGGTCTACTCCCCGGAGACCAACTACCTGCTGATGCTGCTGTGCGTGGGCGCCATCGTCGGCTTCGGCGACGGCAAGGACATCGGCAACGCGTTCGGCGTGGTGGTCATCCTCGTCATGCTAATCACCACCGTCCTGCTCACGCTGGTGATGCTCATCATCTGGGGCACGCACGTGCTGCTGGTGGCGCTCTACTTCGTGCCCTTCCTCATCCTGGAGGGCACCTACGCGAGTGCGGTGTGCACCAAGATCATGAAGGGCGGCTGGCTGCCCTTCGCCATCTCGCTCGTGCTGGCGCTCGTCATGTTCACCTGGTACTACGGCCGGCAGCGGAAGGCGGAGTACGAGATGGCCAACAAGGTGACCCTGGAGCGGCTGGGAGAGCTGCTGGCCGGGCCCGACGTGCGCCGCATCCCGGGTCTCTGCTTCTTCTACAGCAACATGCAGCAGTGGCGATGGCTCACCCCGGTGCTGGCGCACTACATCAAGAACATGCGGTCGCTGCACAGGGTCACCGTCTTCGTCACGCTCCGCTACCTGCTGGTGGCCAAGGTGGACGCCAAGAGCCGCATGGCGGTCCGGCGGTTCGGTCCCCGCGGGGTGTACGGCTGCACGATCCACTACGGGTACGCCGACccgctggacgaggaggaggaggacctcgCGGGGCAGGTGGTGCGGGCGGTGCGCGAGCACATCGAGCGGGAGGCGGCGTCCTCCGCGGCGGAGGTCGAGGAGGAGGCGGCGCAGCTGGAGGAGGCGCGCGCGGCCGGGGTGGTGCACGTCAGGGGCAAGACGAGGTTCCACGTGGGCAGGGACACGGGCTTCTTCGACCGCGTGCTGCTCGGCTTCTACGAGTTCCTGCACACCACCTGCCGCTCCGCACTGCCGGCGCTCGGGATCCCGCTGCAGCAGCGCGTCGAGATCGGCATGCTCTACAAGGCCTGA
- the LOC136499021 gene encoding uncharacterized protein — protein sequence MACSLDDASTISSFLLGWDPQLCCFGLGAMGAGAGDSGTHARELELFVPKCMESAVSEASTAATGWMLQKDATAMPGELDELLMSLWDSDKEHAVGFSSCSAPKEASAASSQFDDHSDLSSILPTLPTSPDKTPTPAQAERSASSTSHCNLDPRTSDTAGAQQQHQTTRANSSSKRSATEEKGAEGGESNKRSRKAPCSTAGTVAAYPFDVVRPGGTDGSVTLADINRWILTPPARPVRHPVGEFACAPRVSAGNRPAPSGKTVAGFTRLRTAGRGTIIIVRTRG from the exons ATGGCATGCAGCTTAGACGACGCGAGCACCATCAGCAGCTTCCTCCTTGGATGGGATCCACAGCTCTGCTGCTTCGGTCTAGGAGCAATGGGAGCTGGCGCCGGCGATTCTGGTACCCATGCGCGAGAGCTTGAGCTCTTCGTCCCCAAAT GCATGGAGTCTGCGGTGTCCGAGGCGTCAACAGCGGCCACCGGCTGGATGTTGCAGAAGGACGCGACGGCGATGCCCGGGGAGCTGGATGAACTACTCATG AGCCTGTGGGACTCGGACAAGGAGCACGCCGTGGGCTTCAGTTCCTGCAGCGCTCCGAAGGAGGCGAGTGCCGCCTCTTCCCAAT TTGATGATCATTCCGATCTGAGCTCCATTCTGCCGACGCTGCCGACATCCCCGGACAAGACTCCGACACCGGCGCAAGCAGAACGTTCGGCATCGTCGACATCACACTGCAACTTGGACCCGCGGACCAGTGACACTGCTGGCGCCCAGCAGCAGCACCAAACCACTCGTGCCAACAGCTCGTCCAAGCGCTCGGCGACGGAAG AGAAAGGAGCAGAAGGCGGCGAGAGCAACAAGAGGAGCAGGAAGGCGCCGTGCTCCACCGCCGGGACGGTGGCGGCGTACCCGTTCGACGTGGTGAGGCCCGGCGGCACGGACGGCAGCGTGACACTCGCCGACATTAACCGGTGGATCCTCACGCCGCCGGCTCGCCCCGTCCGGCACCCCGTGGGGGAGTTCGCGTGCGCCCCACGCGTGTCGGCTGGCAACCGGCCGGCGCCATCAGGCAAGACGGTGGCCGGCTTCACCAGGCTCCGCACCGCTGGCAGAGGCACGATAATCATCGTGAGGACACGAGGTTAA